A single genomic interval of Calditrichota bacterium harbors:
- a CDS encoding RNA methyltransferase codes for MRRKLEFEEIFKDRPSVDDLKNLERKPIIALIDNIRSMHNVGSIFRSSDGARIEKLLLSGFTPSPPRPEISKTALGATDSVPWAYVDDSVSKIEELKKAGYTIYVVEQTSDSTVYSDVQFKFPLCFIVGNEVDGVSDSLVQLADHAIELPMLGLKHSLNVSVAYGIVLYNILSKSL; via the coding sequence ATGCGCAGGAAATTAGAATTCGAAGAAATTTTTAAGGACAGGCCCTCGGTTGATGATTTAAAAAATCTTGAGCGAAAACCGATTATTGCCTTGATTGACAATATCAGAAGTATGCACAACGTTGGCAGTATTTTTCGTTCAAGTGATGGGGCGCGAATAGAAAAACTTCTTTTATCCGGATTTACACCATCGCCGCCAAGACCAGAAATTTCTAAAACGGCTTTGGGCGCGACCGATTCCGTACCATGGGCTTATGTTGATGATTCTGTTTCAAAAATTGAAGAGCTGAAAAAAGCCGGCTATACGATCTACGTGGTTGAACAGACCAGTGATAGTACCGTTTACAGCGATGTTCAGTTTAAATTTCCCTTATGCTTTATTGTGGGTAACGAGGTAGATGGTGTCTCGGATTCGCTGGTACAATTGGCTGACCATGCCATTGAACTCCCCATGCTGGGGTTAAAACATTCCTTAAATGTTTCTGTTGCATATGGAATAGTACTTTATAATATCCTTTCTAAGTCTTTGTAA
- the rlmD gene encoding 23S rRNA (uracil(1939)-C(5))-methyltransferase RlmD — protein MNNQYPVKKNQVYPLDVTSLAFGGQGVARIDDYVVFIKRALPGDNVNARITKRKKSYAEARIVSFNKKSDQRIDPQCKFFDSCGGCTWQNLIYKDQLAYKTQIVSDSVSRISGLKETTVKPIIPSESFFHYRNKMEFSFAEKKWLTFEELENKSISKDFALGLHVPGTFDKIVHIDKCLLQSNEASGILDFVSKYSQENNLTPYGIRSHEGLLRFLVIRQSHYNKEIMVNIVTAYKDKKIQELADELLDRFENIAGIVNNINSRKAQIAVGEEEILLAGKDWIEDKIGPFVFRISANSFFQTNTAQAELLYETAINFADINPDETVWDLYSGTGTISLFLAQKAKNVIGFEITQSSVENAFENAEKYNVKNVDFVAGDVINNMETSQEKVDVIVTDPPRAGMHEKVVLSILKIAPKKIVYVSCNPTTMARDLKLLEEKYTVDIIQPVDMFPQTYHIECVTRLSLKNNK, from the coding sequence ATGAATAATCAGTATCCGGTTAAGAAAAACCAGGTATATCCATTGGATGTTACCTCTTTGGCTTTTGGCGGGCAGGGTGTTGCCCGAATTGACGACTATGTTGTTTTTATTAAACGTGCATTGCCGGGCGATAATGTTAATGCCAGGATAACAAAAAGAAAAAAAAGTTATGCTGAGGCGAGGATTGTTTCGTTTAACAAAAAATCCGATCAAAGGATTGACCCGCAATGTAAATTTTTTGATTCTTGCGGTGGTTGCACCTGGCAAAATTTAATCTATAAAGACCAGTTGGCCTATAAAACGCAAATCGTTTCAGACTCAGTGAGCAGAATATCCGGTTTGAAGGAAACCACTGTAAAACCGATTATCCCCTCAGAAAGTTTTTTTCATTATCGCAACAAAATGGAATTTTCTTTTGCTGAAAAAAAGTGGCTTACTTTTGAAGAATTGGAGAATAAATCCATTTCAAAAGATTTTGCTTTAGGGCTTCATGTCCCGGGCACTTTTGATAAAATTGTACATATTGATAAATGCCTTTTGCAAAGTAATGAAGCATCTGGAATTCTTGATTTTGTATCAAAATATTCGCAGGAAAATAATTTAACACCTTATGGAATTCGCTCCCATGAGGGTTTACTTCGTTTTCTTGTCATTCGTCAAAGCCATTATAACAAAGAGATAATGGTTAATATTGTTACTGCTTATAAGGACAAGAAAATACAGGAACTGGCTGATGAGCTATTGGATCGTTTTGAAAATATTGCCGGAATTGTAAACAATATAAATTCTCGCAAAGCGCAGATTGCAGTTGGGGAAGAAGAAATATTATTAGCCGGAAAAGATTGGATTGAAGATAAAATTGGGCCTTTTGTTTTTAGAATTTCTGCAAATTCATTTTTCCAGACCAATACGGCACAGGCCGAACTTTTATATGAAACTGCAATAAATTTTGCAGACATAAACCCGGATGAAACTGTATGGGATTTATATTCCGGAACTGGGACGATTAGCCTTTTTTTGGCGCAGAAAGCTAAAAATGTCATAGGGTTTGAAATTACCCAAAGCTCGGTGGAAAATGCTTTTGAAAATGCGGAAAAATATAATGTAAAAAATGTGGATTTTGTTGCCGGCGATGTAATCAACAATATGGAAACATCGCAGGAGAAAGTTGATGTAATTGTAACCGATCCACCACGTGCAGGAATGCATGAAAAGGTAGTACTGTCAATTTTAAAAATCGCTCCAAAAAAAATAGTATACGTATCTTGCAACCCAACAACAATGGCCAGGGATTTAAAATTACTGGAAGAAAAATATACGGTTGATATTATTCAACCGGTTGATATGTTTCCACAAACCTACCATATTGAATGTGTAACCAGGCTTAGTTTAAAAAATAACAAATGA